One Hypanus sabinus isolate sHypSab1 chromosome 4, sHypSab1.hap1, whole genome shotgun sequence genomic region harbors:
- the LOC132393159 gene encoding toll-like receptor 8, translated as MLEEASNRYSIMAKRTPAPVPTLMYFLLLLNFVVNLLAASWIPRTLPCNVQNNGSSIQLDCRNRRLKTVPGNIPSNTTSLNLAGNQIMNISRYSFSKLQYLTKLDLSYNNYHPNRSERRGMIISEDSFSSLVKLKELYLDGNYLHHIPKDLPSSLKILSLNENKILNITSKSLPNLLPNIETLHLARNCYHRNPCSINIHVEDKVFSRYTKLKSLTLDLNNLTAVPGCLPGSLRSLHLSFNKIQTINIKDFSQLAELELLDLSGNCPRCYNAPYPCQPCPGGASIQIHPYAFRSLAKLKTLFLSSNSLKELQSSWFQNCTNLKGLYLRLNFLASEIANGDFLNHLPELEELDISYNYEIKAYRKNINLSQNFSKLVSLRKLHIEGYVFKELNHQHLQPLYSLHNLTILNFGTNFIKQANLTIFNEFKALRLISLPENRISPPSGDEDHFYSTVYRGKHFPYMDSDFKDSYLLFENNHQVYESHYVDDDYYYIERPTIQWRCQFCGKTLDLSANNIFFINPKQFEGFNEVKCLNLSENAIGQALNGTEFMTLPNLKYLDLSFNRLDPAYDNAFKELKHLEVLDLSYNKHYFAVEGVTHKMGFIKNLKYLKVLNLSSNAIFTLTESGLSSDSLEVLEFKKNHLDILWKKEDQRYIALFKNLINLTHLDLSYNNIESMPCHIFENLPCNLTYLSLSHNKLEEVNWKELKFLKSLMTFDLSNNKLTTAPNELYSSTKSLQKLLLGRNRISNLPLSFLTTANRLKYLDLSYNRITTFNQLIFHTNEKLFLEVLILTGNPFHCTCELVPLIAWINTCDLDIPQLATDVTCNSPEDHRGQSIILLDQHACTMDEVEASLCLASAIIIVSTVVIMITHHLFYWDVWYFYYFCTSRLREHSYHSLAMHNCFYDAFIAYDTSDLAVTDWVVNELLVQLEDKGERNFCLCLEERDWSLGLAVVDNLSHSIQGSKKTVFVLTRNYVKRGTFKTAFQMAHQRLLDESEDVIVLIMLEPVLINSKYLRLRRRLCNSSVLQWPKNPKSENFFWQCLRNVIETDNQLRYNTIAEFT; from the coding sequence GCAAAACGAACTCCAGCTCCAGTACCGACTTTAATGTACTTCCTCCTGCTGCTGAACTTCGTCGTAAATCTGCTTGCAGCCAGTTGGATACCCAGAACTCTCCCTTGTAACGTGCAGAACAATGGATCCTCCATTCAATTGGACTGCAGGAATCGCCGCCTTAAAACTGTCCCTGGAAACATACCTTCAAATACTACCAGTCTAAATCTAGCAGGCAATCAGATAATGAATATTTCCAGGTACTCCTTTTCAAAGCTCCAATATCTAACCAAGCTAGATCTGAGCTATAATAACTATCATCCCAACAGGTCAGAGAGGAGAGGCATGATAATTTCAGAGGACAGTTTCTCGTCACTGGTAAAACTGAAAGAATTATACCTGGATGGAAATTACCTCCACCACATCCCAAAGGATTTGCCATCCAGCTTAAAAATCTTAAGTCTCAATGAAAATAAGATTTTAAATATAACGAGTAAAAGCCTACCAAATCTCCTACCAAACATAGAAACACTTCATTTAGCAAGGAACTGTTACCATCGCAACCCCTGCAGTATCAACATCCATGTGGAAGATAAGGTGTTTTCACGTTACACAAAGCTGAAGAGCCTCACTCTTGACTTGAATAATTTGACCGCTGTTCCTGGTTGCTTGCCAGGAAGTTTAAGATCACTCCATCTCTCTTTCAACAAGATACAAACCATAAATATCAAGGATTTCAGTCAACTGGCTGAACTGGAGCTCCTTGATTTAAGTGGAAACTGCCCCAGATGTTACAATGCTCCTTACCCTTGTCAACCATGCCCTGGAGGTGCTTCCATTCAGATACATCCTTATGCTTTTCGAAGTCTTGCAAAATTGAAGACATTATTTCTTTCCAGCAATTCTCTAAAAGAACTACAAAGCAGCTGGTTTCAGAACTGTACCAACTTAAAGGGCCTTTACCTTCGCCTTAATTTCCTTGCTTCTGAAATTGCTAATGGTGACTTTTTAAACCACTTGCCTGAACTGGAAGAACTTGATATATCATACAATTATGAAATAAAGGCTTATCGAAAAAATATAAATCTTTCACAGAATTTTTCCAAATTAGTGTCCTTGAGAAAATTACATATTGAAGGCTACGTTTTCAAAGAACTTAATCATCAGCATCTGCAACCACTGTACAGCCTGCATAACCTCACCATCCTAAACTTTGGTACAAACTTCATTAAACAGGCAAACTTAACAATTTTTAATGAATTTAAAGCACTAAGATTGATATCTCTACCAGAAAATAGGATATCACCTCCGTCAGGTGATGAAGATCATTTTTACAGTACGGTTTACAGAGGTAAGCATTTTCCTTACATGGACTCAGATTTTAAAGATTCATATTTACTCTTTGAAAATAATCATCAGGTTTATGAATCACATTATgttgatgatgattattattatattgaaagaCCAACAATACAATGGCGTTGTCAATTTTGCGGAAAAACATTGGATCTGAGTGCAAACAATATTTTCTTCATCAATCCAAAGCAATTTGAAGGCTTTAATGAAGTAAAGTGCCTAAATTTGTCAGAAAATGCGATTGGACAAGCCTTGAATGGGACTGAGTTTATGACTTTGCCGAATTTAAAATATTTAGATCTTTCCTTTAACAGACTTGATCCAGCATATGATAATGCTTTTAAGGAGCTGAAGCATCTTGAAGTATTGGACTTAAGTTACAACAAACACTACTTTGCCGTTGAAGgtgtcacacacaaaatgggCTTTATCAAAAATCTTAAATATTTGAAAGTCTTAAACTTAAGCAGCAATGCCATCTTCACCTTGACAGAATCAGGGTTGAGCAGTGACTCACTGGAGGTTCTAGAATTCAAAAAGAATCATCTGGATATCTTGTGGAAGAAGGAAGACCAGCGTTATATAGCATTATTTAAAAATCTAATTAATTTAACACATCTGGATTTATCTTACAATAACATTGAGTCTATGCCATGTCATATTTTTGAAAACTTACCATGTAACTTGACATATCTGTCTTTGAGTCATAACAAGCTAGAAGAGGTCAATTGGAAAGAATTGAAATTTTTGAAGAGTTTGATGACCTTTGATCTCAGTAACAATAAATTAACCACTGCACCCAATGAACTCTACAGCAGCACCAAATCCCTCCAAAAACTTTTACTTGGAAGAAATAGAATCAGTAATCTTCCTTTAAGTTTTCTTACAACAGCAAATAGGTTAAAATATCTTGACTTAAGTTATAACAGAATTACAACTTTCAATCAATTAATTTTCCATACAAATGAAAAGCTTTTCCTGGAAGTACTGATTTTGACAGGGAATCCATTTCATTGTACTTGTGAACTTGTACCACTTATTGCCTGGATTAATACATGTGACCTGGATATTCCTCAACTGGCTACTGATGTTACCTGCAATTCACCTGAAGATCATCGGGGGCAGAGTATTATTCTGCTTGATCAACATGCATGTACAATGGATGAAGTTGAAGCTTCATTATGTTTGGCTTCTGCCATTATAATTGTTTCCACTGTGGTGATAATGATTACTCACCATCTGTTTTATTGGGATGTATGGTACTTTTACTATTTCTGCACCTCCCGGTTAAGAGAGCATAGCTATCATTCTCTTGCAATGCATAACTGTTTTTATGATGCTTTTATTGCTTACGACACTTCTGATCTGGCTGTGACAGACTGGGTTGTCAATGAACTATTAGTTCAGTTAGAAGACAAAGGAGAAAGGAACTTCTGTTTATGTTTGGAAGAGAGAGACTGGAGCCTAGGCTTAGCTGTTGTCGACAACCTTTCTCACAGCATCCAGGGGAGCAAAAAGACTGTGTTTGTGCTCACCAGAAACTACGTCAAGAGGGGAACATTCAAAACAGCCTTTCAAATGGCTCACCAAAGACTATTGGATGAAAGTGAAGATGTGATTGTTCTGATCATGTTAGAGCCCGTTTTAATAAACTCAAAGTACCTGAGACTGCGGAGAAGGTTGTGTAACAGCTCTGTGCTGCAATGGCCAAAAAACCCTAAAAGTGAGAATTTTTTCTGGCAGTGCTTAAGAAACGTAATAGAAACTGACAATCAGTTGAGATACAATACAATTGCCGAGTTCACTTAA